In Pangasianodon hypophthalmus isolate fPanHyp1 chromosome 29, fPanHyp1.pri, whole genome shotgun sequence, one genomic interval encodes:
- the LOC113524083 gene encoding cancer-associated gene 1 protein, which yields MQWRSGKAPQWSAFRSFPLINAMNMAQNYSSEVVLKDTAEAVIVPLKDGISSLNDVYEALIKADVHPITGQCSNYDYIRQQIVQAHQHLQRSEQTASSGLKSLDESLERLIQDEGKLECEMNDTKQTLDNLRTEQESNEKLLRESQGALEQARTNMNSTKQTLQDQESRKKNAEIITGVGAGLFAIPIIGWIAGSAMVIGGAVELDQAQHAVRVAEEEVRKSETEVEKHKHKVSDYESKISQTKRDISQKDGKLKQTREEIQKVKKQIKYVADFQEKVRRAVQLLGVLSGRVSVAEHQTRRFILQEPVMRVMEDVMKATEQITGNEVLCNKDMLRLIDQMKENNRCLAAIYASENNTGDCY from the exons CAATGGAGGAGTGGTAAAGCCCCACAGTGGTCTGCATTTAGATCATTTCCTTTGATTAATGCA ATGAACATGGCCCAGAACTATTCATCTGA AGTTGTGCTGAAGGACACAGCTGAGGCTGTTATTGTTCCATTAAAAGACGGTATCTCCTCCCTGAACGATGTCTATGAGGCCCTCATTAAGGCAGATGTACATCCTATTACTGGGCAATGCTCCAACTATGACTACATCAGACAGCAGATAGTGCAGGCTCATCAGCACCTGCAGAGGTCAGAACAGACGGCCAGTTCAGGGTTAAAGAGTCTGGATGAAAGCTTAGAGAGACTTATACAAGATGAGGGAAAACTCGAATGTGAGATGAATGATACAAAACAAACCTTAGACAACTTGAGAACAGAGCAGGAATCTAATGAAAAGTTACTCAGAGAATCTCAGGGAGCTTTGGAGCAGGCCAGGACAAATATgaattcaacaaaacagacactTCAGGATcaggaaagcaggaaaaaaaatgctgaaatcatCACAGGTGTTGGGGCGGGGCTGTTTGCTATACCAATCATTGGATGGATTGCAG GTTCTGCCATGGTGATTGGTGGTGCAGTTGAACTTGATCAAGCACAGCATGCTGTCAGAGTGGCTGAAGAGGAGGTGAGAAAGTCTGAGACTGAagtggaaaaacacaaacataaagtATCTGACTATGAGTCCAAGATTTCCCAGACCAAACGTGACATCAGTCAGAAAGATGGCAAGCTGAAGCAGACACGTGAAGAAATCCAGAAGGTGAAGAAGCAGATCAAGTATGTAGCTGATTTCCAGGAGAAAGTGAGAAGAGCTGTCCAGCTCCTGGGTGTTCTGAGCGGGAGGGTCAGCGTAGCCGAACATCAGACTCGCAGATTCATCCTCCAGGAGCCTGTGATGAGGGTGATGGAGGATGTGATGAAGGCCACAGAGCAAATCACAGGGAATGAGGTTCTTTGCAACAAAGACATGTTGAGACTCATCGATCAAATGAAGGAGAACAACCGATGCCTGGCAGCCATCTATGCCTCAGAGAACAACACTGGGGATTGCTACTGA